One segment of Rhodopirellula baltica SH 1 DNA contains the following:
- a CDS encoding tyrosine-type recombinase/integrase, whose protein sequence is MRPTPCGSHTRCHLRIRFYAVSTIKNYRSAWVCFFRWYRGPLDQIDQEDIREYLELLVNGGASASEVSVTLSALRTGLDKFCLLRCTVGLVSPRKSKQLPVVMSKKEVQRMMEAARTLRDKLLLTVLYATGLRVAEVARLQWSDFDFDRQQIRVQLGKGKKDRYVMLADDLLPLMRQLWRHTKGVGYLFPSEGRRVDRHLSPRTIQRAVKQARILSGIGKAVTPHSFRHSFATHLIESGTDIRFIQKLLGHTNLETTSLYTKVARMKATAVASPLDQLRDEPGSSSESSGRQPKPRPSVGRMRLEVDPNPDSNGAYAVTLGVWKDGQLLPLPGMRATMPRQDWVSLQIPLQDSWEPTLRCLPTAQRERLESPEFFSQVQREVAKQILRIRDAEPSQAIKT, encoded by the coding sequence ATTCGGCCAACGCCATGCGGCTCACATACCCGATGCCACCTGCGGATCCGCTTTTACGCCGTCAGCACCATCAAAAACTATCGCTCCGCTTGGGTCTGCTTCTTTCGCTGGTACCGAGGACCGCTGGACCAGATCGACCAAGAAGACATTCGGGAGTACTTGGAACTGCTGGTCAATGGCGGCGCGTCGGCGTCGGAGGTCAGCGTCACGTTGTCGGCACTGCGAACCGGTCTAGACAAATTCTGTTTGTTGCGTTGCACGGTTGGACTGGTGTCCCCGCGAAAGTCAAAACAATTGCCTGTCGTGATGTCCAAGAAAGAGGTCCAGCGAATGATGGAGGCCGCTCGCACGTTGCGTGACAAACTGCTTCTCACCGTGTTGTATGCAACCGGTTTGCGAGTCGCGGAGGTCGCCCGTTTGCAGTGGTCGGATTTTGATTTCGATCGCCAACAAATCCGAGTTCAACTTGGCAAAGGCAAAAAAGATCGCTACGTCATGTTGGCCGACGATCTGTTGCCGCTGATGAGGCAGTTGTGGCGGCACACCAAAGGAGTTGGCTATCTGTTTCCTTCCGAAGGCAGGCGTGTCGACCGGCATCTTTCTCCGCGGACGATCCAACGTGCGGTCAAGCAGGCTCGGATTCTGTCGGGAATTGGCAAGGCGGTCACGCCGCACAGTTTCCGCCACAGCTTTGCGACGCATCTGATCGAATCCGGTACCGACATTCGGTTCATTCAAAAGCTGCTTGGGCACACCAATTTGGAAACCACCTCGCTGTACACCAAAGTCGCACGAATGAAAGCGACTGCGGTTGCCAGCCCACTGGATCAGTTGAGGGACGAACCAGGTTCATCGTCGGAGTCTTCCGGTCGGCAACCGAAGCCTCGGCCCTCCGTGGGCCGGATGCGGCTTGAGGTGGATCCGAATCCCGATTCAAACGGCGCGTATGCGGTGACGTTGGGCGTTTGGAAGGATGGTCAATTGCTTCCCCTGCCGGGAATGCGAGCGACGATGCCGCGCCAAGATTGGGTTTCCTTGCAAATCCCACTGCAAGACAGCTGGGAACCGACGCTGCGTTGTCTACCCACGGCACAACGAGAGCGATTGGAGTCGCCCGAGTTCTTCTCGCAGGTGCAGCGAGAGGTTGCCAAGCAAATCCTGCGAATCAGAGACGCAGAACCTTCTCAGGCGATCAAGACCTAG